CCATAGCTGCACTTTCACGTGCAAGTCTCCAATGCCGGACGCATTGACTCGAGGCAGGCCGCGCCCTCGCAAGTGGAACACCATACCGCTCTGCGTGCCGGCGGGAATACGAAGCGACAGATCACCCAGCAAGCCGGGCACGCGGACGTCGGCGCCAAACACGAGTTGCGGATACGTGACAAGCGCTTCGCAGAAGAGATCTTCACCGTCCCGATCAAACCGTTCATCGTCTTCGACTTCGAACACGACCAGCACGTCCCCCCGCGTGCCCCCGCGGGGACCGATGTTGCCGGAGCCACGCATCGTCATATACTGACCGGTCGCCACGCCGGCCGGCACGGTGATCTTGAGCGTCCGCTCAGCGCGCACGCGGCCTTCGCCGCGACACTTCTTGCACGGTGACGATACTACGATGCCTTCGCCCGCACAGGTCGGGCATGGGGCGACCGAGACGAACTGCCCGAAGAACGACCGCTGCGCGCGTCGAACCTCCCCGCACCGTGACAAGTCGCACAGGTCTGCGGCTTTGTACCCGCCTCCGCGCCCGACCCTTCGCACTTGTCGCAGGACTCGAGGACCTTGAGCACCACGGTCTTTTCTATCCCGGTGGCCACCTCGGTGAGCGTCAAGGGCAGCGGCAGCTTGATGTCCGCACCGCTCCGTGGTCCCGATTGCCGACGCCCGCCTTGCCCGCCGAACAGGTCGCCGAACCCCCCGAAGTCGCGCATGAAAATGTTGAGCGCCTCGGACAGGTCCACATGCTCGTACTGCGCCTGCGAAGAACCGCGCAACCCGGCCTCACCGTACCGATCATACGCCGCGCGTTTTTGCGGATCGCGCAACGCGTCATACGCCTCGGTCAGCTCCTTGAACTTCTCTTCGGCTTCCTTCGCACCGCTATTGCGGTCAGGATGCCACTGCAGTGCCAACCGACGGTACGCCTTCTTGATGTCGTCGTCGGACGCGTCGCGCGGCACACCCAGTACCGCGTAGAAATCAGCCATGAGTAGTCAGGTCAGCAGAGCAGCTCGGACACGAGCTGTGAAGTGTGCCCGACCAGCGCAATGACCTTGTCGTAGGGCATGCGTGTCGGACCGATGACGCCGATCACACCGCTCAACGATCCGGCGGTATACTCGGCGGTGACAACAGTGAACGCGTCGAGACGGGGATCGCCGTGCTCGTTGCCAATGGTAATACTCAGGCCGTTCGATCCCGGTCTCGCCTCAAGCAAGGTCGCCAGTTGCTGACGCTGCTCGGTCAGATCGAACAACTGTCGCAAACGCTCACCACTGGCGAACTCCGGTTGATCCGCCAGCAACGACGGTTGCCCGATGACGACCGCTTCCAGGGGTTCCGCCGCTCGCGTGAACACCTGGTCGCCTTCCTGCACAAAGATATTCAACAGCTCGGCGGTTTCCGGTCGGGTGTGCACATCCCGCAGGCGCGAGGGGAGCGATGTGCGCAACTGGTCGAGCGTGAGCCCGGTCAGCCGTTCGTTGAGCACGATCGACACCTCGACCATGGCCTCGTCGGCAATGGTGCCGGGAACCTCGACAAAGATCGTTCGTACGGCACCGCCGTTCAGGCTGATCACCAGCAACAGTCGATCCGATGCGACACGCACCAGTTCAATCCGACGCAACGTGGCCCGTTCCAGTCGCGGACCCAGCGCCACACCCAGCTCCTGCGTGAGAATCCCCAGCGACTGCGCCGCACGACGAAGAATCGCTTCGATCGCCGAGCCGCCCGCCACAATATCCTCGGCCAGTCGGCGACGATGCTCTCGGGTGATCGGATCGACGCGCATGAGTGAATCCACGTACATGCGATAGGCCTTATCGGTCGGAACACGGCCGGCGGACGTGTGTGGATGAAACAGGAAACCCTTCTCTTCCAGGTCACTCATCGTGTTCCGAATGGTGGCCGGCGAAATGCCAAGGCCGAACCGACGAGACAGCGTGCGCGAGCCAGCCGGTTCGGCTGTAGCCACATAGCTGTGGATCACCGCTTCAAGGACCTGTCGTTCCCGCTCCGAGAGTTCTCCTGAGTGCGCCATAAGTCGAACGCTACGAATGACTTGGGAGCGCTGTCAAGTCGGCGGCCAGCCGATCCAGTCGAAGCCACCCTTCCGGGGTGCACCGGGCCCGCCGTTTGCCGGCCATTTCGACCCACTCAAGCCATCCGGCTTCCACCCACGGTGCCACGATTGCCGATTCGCCCGGGGATAGTTCCATGCCGTCCGACGTGCGCAGTCCCAAGTAGGCGCGCTCGGCGTCGCGGTTTTCCGCTGTCAGCACTTCGCGGCCTTCTATCGGGTCCTGTCCGGCGTCCAGCGCGGCCTGCCACGCGGCATAGGCGGCAATATTCCATCGGCGTTCGGCACCGGTGAATCCATGCGCACTGGGACCAACCCCCAGATACGCGGCACCAGACCAATAGGCGCTGTTGTGGATGGCGCGACGTCCCGCGCGGGCGAAGTTGGACACCTCATAGTGCTCGAATCCCGACGTCGAGAGACGACGATGCGCTTCGAGAAACTCCGCCTCGTAACGTTCCTCGGTTGTTTCGACGACCATGCCCCGGGCGCGGCGCCGCCCCAAGGGCGTATGCGGTTCGACGGTCAGGCCATACAGCGAGATATGGTCGGGGTTGAGAGACGTGGCCATGTCCAGATCGCGGGTCCAATCGCGCGCCAGCACATCGGGGACGGCAAAGATGAGATCCAACGAGAACGCGCCCAGTCCGCCATCACGCGCCGTGCGCACGGCGCGTTCCGCAGACGCCGCGTCATGAACACGATGCATCCACCGCAGTACCGCGTCATCGAAACTCTGCACCCCGATGGATAGTCGCGTGATGCCGGCGTCACGCCACCCGCGCACCGCACTGGCGGTGATATCCTCGGGATTCGCTTCAAGCGTAATCTCGGCGTTGATCGCAAGCGGCCGGTCGCGCCGAATCACGTCCAGGAGCCGACGGATACCCTCAACGCCAAGTAATGACGGCGTGCCGCCCCCGAAATAGAGTGTTTCGAGTGCCTCGGTCGCCTGTCGCTGGCGTCGGACGGTCAACTCCTTTTCGACGGCGCGCACGAACGCGTCCACCGGCACCTGACGCCGCACCGCGATGGAGAAGTCGCAATAGCTGCAGCGACGGGCGCAGAACGGCACATGCACGTAGAGGTGTCGATACGCCGGACCGTCCTGTCCGGGATGGTTCACGAAGGACGCGACTCGCCGACGCGCCGCGACGCGCCCTCGTTGATGATCACGGAGCGAATCCGTCCGGTCGGTTCCACGTGCACGAGCCCTTCCAGCTCGAGCGCCGTCAGCGCACTGGCTGCCGCACGCGTTGAGAGCGT
This genomic window from Gemmatimonadaceae bacterium contains:
- a CDS encoding DnaJ domain-containing protein, translating into MADFYAVLGVPRDASDDDIKKAYRRLALQWHPDRNSGAKEAEEKFKELTEAYDALRDPQKRAAYDRYGEAGLRGSSQAQYEHVDLSEALNIFMRDFGGFGDLFGGQGGRRQSGPRSGADIKLPLPLTLTEVATGIEKTVVLKVLESCDKCEGSGAEAGTKPQTCATCHGAGRFDARSGRSSGSSSRSPHARPVRAKAS
- the hrcA gene encoding heat-inducible transcription repressor HrcA, translated to MAHSGELSERERQVLEAVIHSYVATAEPAGSRTLSRRFGLGISPATIRNTMSDLEEKGFLFHPHTSAGRVPTDKAYRMYVDSLMRVDPITREHRRRLAEDIVAGGSAIEAILRRAAQSLGILTQELGVALGPRLERATLRRIELVRVASDRLLLVISLNGGAVRTIFVEVPGTIADEAMVEVSIVLNERLTGLTLDQLRTSLPSRLRDVHTRPETAELLNIFVQEGDQVFTRAAEPLEAVVIGQPSLLADQPEFASGERLRQLFDLTEQRQQLATLLEARPGSNGLSITIGNEHGDPRLDAFTVVTAEYTAGSLSGVIGVIGPTRMPYDKVIALVGHTSQLVSELLC
- the hemW gene encoding radical SAM family heme chaperone HemW produces the protein MNHPGQDGPAYRHLYVHVPFCARRCSYCDFSIAVRRQVPVDAFVRAVEKELTVRRQRQATEALETLYFGGGTPSLLGVEGIRRLLDVIRRDRPLAINAEITLEANPEDITASAVRGWRDAGITRLSIGVQSFDDAVLRWMHRVHDAASAERAVRTARDGGLGAFSLDLIFAVPDVLARDWTRDLDMATSLNPDHISLYGLTVEPHTPLGRRRARGMVVETTEERYEAEFLEAHRRLSTSGFEHYEVSNFARAGRRAIHNSAYWSGAAYLGVGPSAHGFTGAERRWNIAAYAAWQAALDAGQDPIEGREVLTAENRDAERAYLGLRTSDGMELSPGESAIVAPWVEAGWLEWVEMAGKRRARCTPEGWLRLDRLAADLTALPSHS